The DNA region CAGGATGACTCCCAGGTTTTGCCAGCGGAATCGGGCATGGAGGGGCGTGGGGGTATGGTCATCAATAAAAGCCGCTGTAGCGGCTGTGCTGTGGCGGGTTCTATGGGGAGAGCCGGGATAAAAGCTGGCCGGTGAAAGCCGCCCCCCAATATAGCCCGCCAGTGCTGCACCCAACACAATTGCCGGAAATGGAACCTGTATGGCAAAGATCGCGATAAATGCCCCGGCAGCGATGGACCAGAGCCAGGCATTGTTCAGGGTGCGGGAGCCTATGCGATAAGCGGCATGAACCACTATGGCAGTGACAGCGGGTTTGATGCCATAGAAAACCCCGGCAACGATGGGCAAATCGCCGTAAGCCATATAAACCCAGGACAGCACAATCAGGATAAGCAGTGACGGTAATACAAAGAGTGCACCCGCAACAATGCCGCCCCAGGTGCGGTGCATCAGCCAGCCAATATAGGTTGCCAATTGCTGGGCTTCAGGACCGGGTAACAGCATGCAGTAATTGAGGGCATGTAAAAAACGTCGCTCTGAAATCCAGCGCCTTTTATCAACCAACTCCTGGTGCAGGATTGCAATCTGCCCGGCTGGGCCACCGAAACTGATAAAACCGAGTTTTAACCAAAAGCCCAGGGCATCGCGCAGTGTGGGAGCAGTAGGGAGAGGCTTTTCATCATGGGACATGGTTGTTATCCGGCAGCGTAATGCAGTGTTGCAGGCTAGCAGAATTTGCCGCGAGATTTAATGACCGGGCTGGGATAAAAAAAGCCCGCACGATAGTATCGGGCGGGCAAGGGGTTTGACTTGCGAGAAACAGGTGGATCAATAACGCCAGCGCAGTGTCGCACTGATATTCCGTGGCTCAGCGTAGTAGGCTTGGCCGTATTCAAAGCTGGTCAGGTAGGTTTCGTCGGTGATATTGCCAAGATTCAAGGCTACGGACAGGTTCTTGTTAATGTCATAACTGGCAAACGCATCCAGCAGCGTCAATGCATCCTGTTTGACAGCGGAGTTGTTGCGCAGGTAAGTATCCGAGCGATACTCCACGAAACTGCCGAGTGTTAAACCAGGTAACCACAGGGGGTTGTAATTGACTGTCAGCTTGACCGATTGTTTGGGTGTGAAAGTACGTGCAACTTCTCCGTCATTATCATCAATGGTGAGATTGGTATAACCCAGCACCACATTCAGTTGTTCATTGACTTGGCCAGCAATTTCAAATTCAAATCCGCGTGACACATAATCATCACCGATGTAGTAGTCACCTATTGGGCCGAGGCTGGCGTTATTATTAAAGCCGGCATGGGTAGCGAGATTTTCCTGTGCTGTTTCAAATACTGCAAAAGTAGTATTGAGCTTGCCTTCAAGAAATTCGCCTTTAATTCCCAACTCCTTATTAACACCTGTTGCCGGGTCGAGGCGTTCGCCGGAGAGTTTGGCCTCGCTTTGCGGGGTAAAGGTTTCGGTGTAGCTGGTGTAGAGCGTCAGCTGTTGACTCAAGTCGTAGGTGAGTCCGGCATAGGGCACGACCACATCATCGTCTTTGCTCAGGTTGGTACCATAGCTTGTGCTGTTACTTTCGTAGCTGGCGGCACGGGCACCAGTTAGCAACTTGAGCCTGGAGGTGAGACTAAATTGTCCTGCCAGGTAGATACCGGTTTGTGTATCGTTGGTAATTTCACCTGGATCTTCATTGGTAAAGCTGGGGTGGGGAGTATCTCCTGTCCACTCGGCCATATTGTTAATAACCGGGAAGCCATTACCCGTTGTGTAGTCATAGAAGGCTCGCTCGTGTAAATCACTATCAGCCCGATTAAAGCCCGCGACGAATTTATGCGTTAAATCGCCCGTGCTGAATTCACCACTTGTCGTTATATCGAAGAGCTTGAGGTCAGTTTCGCGATTAAATTTGCCGGCCCAGCCTCCCAGCCCTGACATATCTTCCAGCAGTGTGCCATAGACATACAGCAGCTCCTGGGCGCCGCGGGTTTTAGTGCGGTTGTAGGTCGCTTTGGTTTCCCAGCTGTTGCTCCAGGTGTGGTTCAGCTCGACAAAGCTGCGGGTATCTTTAACATCCCAATACGCCCAATCGGCCGAAGAACTCATGGAGCGTCGGAAATGGGTGGGACGGGTCTCGCCATTATTGGCTTCATAACTGAGTGTCAAACCACCCCACATAGGACTATCGGCTTCACTTTTCTGGCGGCTAATACCGGCCGTCAGCAGCGTGTCGGTGCCCAGGTCTGCCTCGATAACACCGTAGGTACTGGATAAGTCCTTGTGGTAATCCTGCAGGTAAGAATCCCGGCTTTGCTCGCTGGCGACAACCCGGGCGCGCACGGCGGAACCCAGGGCACCGGACACATCCGCAACCCCACGGGTATCATCCCAGCGGGCGTGGGTGATACTGGCGCTGGCCTGGGTATCAGCAGTGGGGCGCTTGCGCACCAGGTTGACGGTTGCGGCCGGACTACCCAGGCCACTCATCAGGCCGCTGGCGCCGCGCACAATTTCCACGCGGTCATACACGGCCATATCAATGTCTCCCTCCAGCAGATCCCAATGTAATGGAATACCCACACCATCGACCTGGAAGTTGTTGATATCAAAACCACGAGCTTCGAAGTAGGTACGATCGGTTTCCGAGCGCTTCACATTGACGCCCGTGGCCGTATCCAGTGCGTCGTTAATAGTGAACAGGTTGAGGTCTTCCATTTGGGCACTGGTAATCACCGATACAGATTGTGGTGTTTCGCGGATGCTTAAATCCATTTTGGTGGCAGTACTCATATTGCCAGTAGTATAGGCACCGGTTTGTTCAGTGGTACTGCCCAGGGCAGAGGCTTCTACCTTAACAGCCTTGAGCTTGCCCGATTCTGTTTCGGTGGTTTGGGCGCAGCTGATACCGGCGGTAAGGCTGGCGATCAGGCCAGCGAGGAGATGGGATTGAAAACGCATGGGGAAGGCACCTGTGGCTCATAAAGTCACAAATGTTAATTATTATCATTTTTGTATGCAATCTTAATTCATATGATTTTATGTGATATTTGCGTTTATATTTCATCCATAATAATGCTATGGGCCACCTGCCAAATCACCGGAGGCGTTGTGGGTTTTGCCCGGGATGGATTGGATCTGTTGATTGGCAATTTACCGAACGGGTACTTTGCTATTTGCCAGTATCCACTTAATCAATTGTTGATAATTGCCATTAAAGTGATGATCCCCTGACAGGTAAAACAGTTGTTGGTTGTCGGGTTTCTGCGGCAGGTTTGCCTTGATGGTTTCGCACAGGCTGTCCTGGGTTTCGCTGTAGAAACAGTTAACGGGCCATTGTGTCCAGTCTTTCATTTCCGGGTAGAGCTTATAGGGCAGTTCCCCCGCCGTACTGAACCAGCCACTGACGTGAAAGACAAAATCCACCGTGTTCGCCGGATTTAACAGGTTAAC from Cellvibrio japonicus Ueda107 includes:
- the chrA gene encoding chromate efflux transporter → MSHDEKPLPTAPTLRDALGFWLKLGFISFGGPAGQIAILHQELVDKRRWISERRFLHALNYCMLLPGPEAQQLATYIGWLMHRTWGGIVAGALFVLPSLLILIVLSWVYMAYGDLPIVAGVFYGIKPAVTAIVVHAAYRIGSRTLNNAWLWSIAAGAFIAIFAIQVPFPAIVLGAALAGYIGGRLSPASFYPGSPHRTRHSTAATAAFIDDHTPTPLHARFRWQNLGVILLVGVLLWLIPMGLLSALLGWGHTLTQMGWFFTKAALFTFGGAYAVLPYVYQGAIGHYHWVTPTQMMDGLALGETTPGPLIMVVAFVGFIGAYTQAIFGPDQLFIAGAIAACLVTWFTFLPSFLFILAGGPLVESTHGQLNLVAPLTAITAAVVGVILNLALFFGYHLLWPQGFEGNIDRVSGLITLFAALLLFYFRRGVIEVILYCGLTGLATMLIPRQV
- a CDS encoding TonB-dependent siderophore receptor, yielding MRFQSHLLAGLIASLTAGISCAQTTETESGKLKAVKVEASALGSTTEQTGAYTTGNMSTATKMDLSIRETPQSVSVITSAQMEDLNLFTINDALDTATGVNVKRSETDRTYFEARGFDINNFQVDGVGIPLHWDLLEGDIDMAVYDRVEIVRGASGLMSGLGSPAATVNLVRKRPTADTQASASITHARWDDTRGVADVSGALGSAVRARVVASEQSRDSYLQDYHKDLSSTYGVIEADLGTDTLLTAGISRQKSEADSPMWGGLTLSYEANNGETRPTHFRRSMSSSADWAYWDVKDTRSFVELNHTWSNSWETKATYNRTKTRGAQELLYVYGTLLEDMSGLGGWAGKFNRETDLKLFDITTSGEFSTGDLTHKFVAGFNRADSDLHERAFYDYTTGNGFPVINNMAEWTGDTPHPSFTNEDPGEITNDTQTGIYLAGQFSLTSRLKLLTGARAASYESNSTSYGTNLSKDDDVVVPYAGLTYDLSQQLTLYTSYTETFTPQSEAKLSGERLDPATGVNKELGIKGEFLEGKLNTTFAVFETAQENLATHAGFNNNASLGPIGDYYIGDDYVSRGFEFEIAGQVNEQLNVVLGYTNLTIDDNDGEVARTFTPKQSVKLTVNYNPLWLPGLTLGSFVEYRSDTYLRNNSAVKQDALTLLDAFASYDINKNLSVALNLGNITDETYLTSFEYGQAYYAEPRNISATLRWRY